A genomic window from Flavobacterium johnsoniae includes:
- a CDS encoding arginine decarboxylase, translated as MNTKYSDLINQTYYFPQEEFKLNKDNLLFHNIDLMKLVEQYGTPLKFTYLPQISENINKAKAWFRKSMEKNKYDAKYYYCYCTKSSHFEYIMNEAFKNNIHIETSSAFDVNIVENLLENGKINKSTYVICNGFKRDEYITNIARLINSGHKNTIPIIDNYEELDLLQAEIKGKFKIGIRIAAEEEPKFEFYTSRLGIGYKNIVSFYKKQIQENDKLELKMLHFFINTGINDTSYYWNELVKCIKVYIALKKECPTLDGLNIGGGFPIKNSLAFEYDYQYMIDEIINQIKIACDEAEVDVPNIFTEFGSFTVGESGGAIYQILYQKQQNDREKWNMIDSSFITTLPDTWAINKRFIMLAVNRWNDTYERVLLGGLTCDSDDYYNSEQNMNAIYLPKYNKEKPLYIGFFNTGAYQETIGGYGGLHHCLIPQPKHILIDRDENGILATEVFSEQQTSDDVLKILGYKKKL; from the coding sequence ATGAATACAAAATATTCGGATCTAATAAACCAAACATACTACTTTCCACAAGAGGAATTTAAACTAAACAAAGACAACCTTTTATTTCACAATATTGATTTGATGAAATTGGTTGAACAATATGGCACTCCATTAAAGTTTACTTATCTGCCTCAGATTTCTGAAAATATTAATAAAGCAAAAGCTTGGTTCAGAAAATCGATGGAAAAGAATAAATACGACGCAAAATACTATTATTGCTACTGTACAAAAAGCTCTCATTTTGAATATATTATGAATGAAGCTTTCAAGAATAACATTCACATTGAAACATCATCTGCATTTGATGTTAATATTGTAGAAAATTTACTTGAAAATGGTAAAATCAATAAAAGTACTTACGTTATTTGTAATGGTTTCAAAAGAGACGAATACATTACCAACATTGCAAGATTAATCAATAGCGGACATAAAAACACTATTCCGATTATTGATAATTACGAAGAACTAGATTTGCTTCAGGCAGAAATTAAAGGAAAATTCAAAATTGGAATCCGTATTGCTGCTGAGGAAGAACCTAAATTTGAGTTTTATACATCAAGATTGGGTATTGGATATAAAAACATTGTTTCTTTCTATAAAAAACAAATTCAGGAGAATGATAAATTAGAGCTAAAAATGCTTCACTTTTTCATTAATACCGGAATCAACGATACCTCATATTACTGGAACGAGCTTGTAAAATGTATTAAAGTATATATTGCTCTTAAAAAAGAATGCCCTACTCTAGATGGATTGAACATTGGAGGTGGTTTCCCAATTAAGAATTCGCTTGCTTTTGAATATGATTACCAATATATGATTGATGAAATTATCAATCAGATTAAAATAGCCTGTGATGAAGCTGAAGTCGATGTTCCAAATATTTTTACGGAATTTGGATCGTTTACTGTAGGTGAAAGCGGTGGTGCAATCTATCAGATTTTATATCAAAAACAACAAAATGATAGAGAAAAATGGAATATGATCGACTCATCTTTCATTACCACTTTACCAGATACGTGGGCAATAAACAAACGTTTTATTATGCTAGCGGTTAACCGTTGGAATGATACTTACGAGCGGGTTCTGTTGGGTGGTCTGACTTGTGATAGTGACGATTATTACAATTCTGAACAAAACATGAATGCCATTTATTTGCCAAAGTACAATAAAGAAAAACCATTATATATTGGTTTCTTTAATACTGGAGCTTATCAGGAGACAATTGGAGGATACGGAGGCTTGCACCACTGTTTAATCCCGCAACCAAAACATATCTTAATTGACAGAGACGAAAACGGAATTCTAGCCACTGAGGTTTTCTCAGAACAACAGACTTCTGACGACGTTTTAAAGATTTTAGGTTATAAAAAAAAGTTGTAA
- a CDS encoding deoxyhypusine synthase family protein, with protein MKGPISQFIEKHYLHFNSASLVDAAKAYEQQLADGAKMLVSMAGAMSTAEIGKIFAEVIRQDKVHIISCTGANLEEDIMNLVAHSHYERVPNYRDLTPEDEWALLERGLNRVTDTCIPEHEAFRRLQKHIYKIWKDADDKGERYFPHEFMYKMLLSGVLEEYYEIDLKDSWMYAAAEKNLPIIVPGWEDSTMGNIFASYVIKGELKASTMKSGIEYMTFLADWYSKNSSNGIGFFQIGGGIAGDFPICVVPMLYQDMEMHDVPFWSYFCQISDSTTSYGSYSGAVPNEKITWGKLDIKTPKFIIESDATIVAPLIFAYLLDL; from the coding sequence ATGAAAGGACCAATCAGTCAGTTTATTGAAAAACATTATTTGCATTTTAACTCTGCTTCATTAGTAGATGCTGCAAAAGCTTATGAGCAGCAATTAGCAGATGGTGCAAAGATGCTTGTGAGTATGGCTGGCGCAATGAGTACAGCTGAAATTGGTAAAATTTTTGCCGAAGTAATTAGACAAGACAAAGTACATATTATCTCATGTACAGGTGCAAATCTAGAAGAAGATATCATGAATTTAGTGGCTCATTCTCATTATGAAAGAGTACCAAACTACCGTGATTTAACTCCAGAAGACGAATGGGCTTTACTTGAAAGAGGATTAAACCGTGTTACAGACACTTGTATTCCTGAACATGAAGCTTTCCGTCGTTTACAAAAACATATTTACAAAATTTGGAAAGATGCAGATGACAAAGGAGAACGTTATTTTCCTCATGAATTCATGTATAAAATGTTATTGTCTGGTGTTTTAGAAGAATACTACGAAATTGACTTAAAAGATAGCTGGATGTATGCAGCTGCAGAGAAAAATTTACCAATTATCGTTCCAGGTTGGGAAGATAGTACAATGGGAAATATCTTTGCTTCATACGTAATTAAAGGAGAACTGAAAGCATCTACGATGAAATCTGGAATTGAATACATGACTTTCCTTGCAGACTGGTATTCTAAAAACAGTTCAAACGGAATTGGATTCTTCCAAATTGGTGGTGGTATTGCTGGTGACTTCCCTATCTGTGTTGTACCAATGTTGTACCAAGATATGGAAATGCACGATGTTCCGTTTTGGAGCTATTTCTGCCAAATCTCAGATTCAACAACTAGTTACGGTTCATATTCTGGAGCAGTTCCAAATGAAAAAATCACTTGGGGTAAATTAGACATCAAAACCCCTAAATTTATTATTGAGTCGGACGCTACAATTGTTGCTCCGTTAATTTTTGCATATTTATTAGATTTATAA
- a CDS encoding DNA primase, with the protein MKRVIVDYAKLTNEILNLLVEKFPDGYDDSDVIRFRNAKNELVEAVEVRTEDTIYLVKISTKLADRIENYDEDDDLDVDVDAIAPVKGIDLDDDISDDDDDDDNQDKPDSDGGDGDDDDDDDDDKADTDYDEDEEDED; encoded by the coding sequence ATGAAAAGAGTTATAGTAGACTACGCTAAACTTACCAATGAAATTTTAAATCTTTTGGTTGAAAAATTTCCTGATGGTTATGACGATTCGGATGTAATCCGTTTTAGAAACGCTAAAAACGAATTGGTTGAAGCTGTTGAAGTTCGTACTGAAGATACAATTTACTTAGTGAAAATTAGTACTAAACTTGCAGACAGAATTGAAAACTACGATGAAGATGACGATTTAGATGTTGATGTAGATGCAATTGCACCAGTTAAAGGTATCGATCTTGACGATGATATTAGCGATGACGATGATGACGATGATAATCAAGATAAACCAGATTCTGACGGTGGCGATGGAGATGATGATGATGATGACGACGATGACAAAGCTGACACTGATTATGATGAAGATGAAGAGGATGAAGATTAA
- the recQ gene encoding DNA helicase RecQ: MTSEILHATLKENFGFEKFRPNQETIINTILSGQDTLAIMPTGGGKSICFQLPALILPGITVVISPLIALMKDQVDSLKTNGISACFINSSQSSQEQQYYIDNLKSNTFKLVYIAPESLSYLDMAFNELNISLIAIDEAHCISSWGHDFRPAYTNLGYLKNRFPSTPVLALTATADKATRTDIVKQLNLNKPKTFIASFDRKNLSLEVRPALDRVKQIIDFIEDKPNESGIIYCLSRKTTEELAEKLKKNGISAKAYHAGLDNETRAKTQDHFINDDCQVVCATIAFGMGIDKSNVRWVIHYNLPKNIEGYYQEIGRAGRDGLPAETLLFESYADVIQLQKFASEGLNSDIQLAKLDRMKQYADAVSCRRKILLSYFGELVTENCGNCDICKNPPTFFDGTILAQKALSAITRLKESEPLAVIVDFLRGSRNAYIYEKNYQTLKTYGIGDDISWYDWNQYLIQLINLGYCEIAFHQHNKILLTPFAKKVLFEGEKVKLTTVVKKVIDKNEIKEAKTKTPKNSLFETLRKLRYEIAQEEEVPAYVIFSDASLRQMEVLRPMTDEEFLAIEGVGKAKLEKYGTEFINAIIEFQRNKSVVKKEKKENTYKKTLELFQNGLSVKEIAEQRNLGETTIISHLAKLYVDGNNIDLSQFVSDDEILNIEKAQIELENPNALRPYFEYFEEKMSYDKIRFGLAFLERKNQTT, translated from the coding sequence ATGACTTCAGAAATACTTCACGCGACTTTAAAAGAAAATTTTGGTTTTGAAAAATTCAGACCAAATCAGGAAACTATAATAAATACCATTCTTTCTGGGCAAGATACATTAGCTATTATGCCAACAGGAGGTGGAAAATCTATTTGTTTTCAACTTCCAGCTTTAATTCTTCCAGGAATTACTGTTGTAATTTCTCCTCTAATTGCTTTGATGAAAGATCAGGTCGACAGCTTAAAAACAAATGGAATTTCTGCTTGTTTCATTAATAGTTCGCAATCATCTCAGGAACAGCAATATTATATTGACAATTTAAAATCCAACACTTTTAAACTAGTCTATATTGCTCCAGAAAGTCTTTCTTATTTAGATATGGCTTTTAACGAATTGAATATTAGTTTAATAGCAATTGATGAAGCGCATTGTATTTCTTCTTGGGGACATGACTTTAGGCCAGCGTATACAAATCTAGGATATTTAAAAAACCGCTTCCCTTCTACTCCAGTTTTGGCTTTAACAGCAACTGCAGATAAAGCAACGCGTACCGATATTGTAAAACAATTAAATTTAAACAAGCCTAAAACTTTTATTGCTTCGTTTGATCGAAAAAATCTTAGTTTAGAAGTTCGTCCGGCTTTAGATCGTGTGAAACAGATTATTGATTTTATTGAAGACAAACCAAATGAATCTGGAATTATTTATTGCCTAAGTCGAAAAACTACTGAAGAACTTGCTGAAAAGTTAAAGAAAAATGGTATTTCTGCAAAAGCATATCACGCTGGTTTAGATAATGAAACTCGAGCCAAAACTCAAGATCATTTTATTAATGACGATTGTCAAGTAGTTTGCGCTACAATTGCCTTTGGAATGGGAATCGATAAATCGAATGTTCGTTGGGTTATTCATTATAATCTTCCCAAAAATATTGAAGGCTATTATCAGGAAATTGGGCGTGCCGGACGTGATGGTTTACCAGCCGAAACTCTTTTGTTTGAAAGTTATGCAGATGTAATACAACTTCAAAAGTTTGCGTCCGAAGGTTTAAATTCTGATATTCAATTGGCAAAATTAGATCGCATGAAACAATATGCGGATGCCGTAAGCTGCCGTAGAAAAATCCTGCTTTCTTATTTCGGAGAATTGGTTACTGAGAATTGCGGAAACTGCGATATTTGCAAAAATCCTCCAACTTTTTTCGATGGAACGATTCTCGCGCAAAAAGCATTGTCAGCAATTACTCGTTTAAAAGAATCTGAACCTTTAGCTGTAATTGTTGATTTTTTGCGAGGCTCGAGAAACGCGTATATCTACGAAAAAAATTATCAAACGCTAAAAACGTACGGAATTGGCGATGACATTTCTTGGTACGACTGGAACCAATATCTTATTCAGTTAATAAATTTAGGTTATTGCGAAATTGCCTTTCACCAACACAACAAAATTTTGCTTACTCCTTTTGCAAAGAAAGTTTTATTTGAGGGAGAAAAAGTAAAACTGACAACTGTTGTTAAAAAAGTAATTGACAAAAACGAAATTAAAGAAGCTAAAACGAAAACGCCCAAGAATTCTCTTTTTGAAACACTTCGAAAATTACGTTATGAAATTGCTCAAGAAGAAGAAGTTCCTGCTTATGTTATTTTTAGTGACGCTTCATTAAGGCAAATGGAAGTTTTGAGACCAATGACAGACGAAGAATTCCTCGCTATAGAAGGTGTTGGAAAAGCTAAACTAGAAAAATATGGAACTGAATTTATTAATGCAATAATTGAATTTCAAAGAAATAAATCGGTAGTTAAAAAAGAAAAAAAAGAGAATACTTATAAAAAAACACTTGAGTTATTTCAGAATGGACTTTCTGTCAAAGAAATTGCTGAACAACGAAATTTAGGTGAAACAACAATTATTTCTCATTTAGCAAAATTATATGTTGATGGTAATAATATAGATCTTAGTCAATTTGTTTCAGATGATGAAATTTTAAATATTGAGAAAGCTCAAATTGAATTAGAAAATCCGAATGCATTAAGACCTTACTTTGAATATTTTGAAGAAAAAATGTCTTATGATAAAATTCGATTTGGTTTAGCTTTTTTAGAAAGAAAGAATCAAACGACATAA
- a CDS encoding DinB family protein has protein sequence MNVSDILENEYSGHFGTYLKQAGEGKLIEELEISLHEFIRFVQNIPMDKFDYRYAEGKWTIKEIIQHVIDTERIFAYRALRFSRNDKTPLPSFEEQDYADNSDANSRSIQELLTEFSAVRHSNLLFYKSLSDEQLKRIGTASNNQISVRALGFVLIGHQKHHQKVFEERYL, from the coding sequence ATGAATGTCAGCGATATTTTAGAAAATGAATATTCAGGTCATTTCGGTACATATCTTAAACAAGCTGGAGAGGGTAAGTTAATTGAAGAATTAGAAATATCTCTTCACGAATTTATCCGTTTTGTTCAAAACATTCCGATGGATAAATTTGACTATCGTTATGCGGAAGGAAAATGGACAATTAAAGAAATTATCCAGCATGTAATAGATACTGAACGAATTTTTGCTTACAGAGCTTTGCGTTTTTCTAGAAATGATAAAACGCCGTTACCAAGTTTTGAAGAACAAGATTATGCCGATAATTCTGACGCCAATTCGAGAAGTATTCAAGAATTGCTAACTGAATTTTCTGCTGTAAGACATTCAAATTTATTGTTTTACAAAAGCTTATCTGATGAACAACTTAAAAGAATTGGAACTGCATCAAATAATCAAATTTCAGTTCGAGCTTTAGGTTTTGTGCTAATTGGACATCAAAAACATCACCAAAAAGTTTTTGAAGAAAGGTATTTGTAA
- a CDS encoding phosphoenolpyruvate carboxylase translates to MYTLPKIERFNQDVLSKYHIYNSVFITLPFDSIDNTGVLLPLFTETCETGFKKQETPKEIFDFFSNKFLNNASETEKVDLMFRFIQYIERQIVLFDAIEDAAFPEVNNMEGRGSLRDIKEKSDAKEKDDELVEFLENFNVRTVLTAHPTQFYPGPVLGIINDLTEAIRQNDLLKIKQLLAQLGKTPFIQHEKPNPYDEAVSLIWYLENVFYATAGEIVHYLQKNINDGTPIKNQLIKLGFWPGGDRDGNPFVTTEITLKVADRLRTSILKCYYVEMRNLKRKLTFSGVDTLVSDLEHKLYRSVFYSKGDIFITLDELLTQLNKVREIIIEKHQSLYLDELEALLVKINLFGFHFATLDIRQNSKIHNKVFKDVVDYYLNSGSSIFPENYYELTEDQKIDVLSKVKGDLNPADFEDEITRSTLESVQAIKTIQKNNGEEGANRYIISNNESALNVMETFAMIRLNNWENPTVDIIPLFESVDDLQNAHSIMEQLYTNPEYASHLKSRGNEQTIMLGFSDGTKDGGYLMANWSIYQAKISLTEISRKYGIKAIFFDGRGGPPARGGGKTHKFYASLGPKIENNEIQITVQGQTISSNFGTLDSCRYNIENLVTAGVTNQVFGKDKNELSADETQILNQLADLGYQKYLSFKNHPKFIPYLEKMSTLKYYSKTNIGSRPSKRSKSESLDFADLRAIPFVGSWSQLKQNVPGFFGVGSALKHFEESGQWDKVSDLYHNSLFFKTLLENSMMSLAKSFLPLTAYMSKDPEFGEFWNIIHTEFLETKRLLLKIAGHKTLMENYPDGIASIQIRERIVLPLLTIQQYALLRINELNKEKVLNEDLIKVYEKIVTRSLFGNTNASRNSA, encoded by the coding sequence ATGTATACGTTGCCAAAAATTGAACGTTTTAATCAAGACGTTCTCTCAAAATACCACATTTATAATAGTGTTTTTATAACATTACCTTTTGATTCTATAGATAATACGGGAGTTTTACTTCCTTTATTTACAGAAACTTGCGAAACGGGCTTTAAAAAACAAGAAACTCCAAAAGAAATTTTTGATTTCTTCTCTAATAAATTTCTAAATAACGCTTCAGAAACTGAAAAGGTTGATTTAATGTTTCGATTTATTCAATACATTGAGCGCCAAATTGTACTTTTTGATGCAATCGAAGATGCAGCTTTTCCAGAAGTTAATAATATGGAAGGACGTGGATCTCTGCGTGATATAAAAGAAAAATCAGATGCAAAAGAAAAAGACGACGAATTGGTTGAGTTTTTAGAAAACTTCAATGTTCGTACAGTTTTAACAGCGCACCCAACTCAGTTTTATCCTGGGCCAGTTTTAGGAATTATTAATGATTTGACTGAAGCTATCCGCCAAAATGACTTGCTTAAAATCAAACAGTTATTGGCGCAGTTAGGAAAAACGCCTTTTATTCAGCATGAAAAACCAAATCCATATGATGAAGCAGTGAGCTTAATCTGGTATTTGGAAAATGTATTTTATGCTACAGCTGGAGAAATTGTACATTATCTTCAAAAAAATATTAATGACGGAACACCTATCAAGAATCAATTGATAAAACTTGGTTTCTGGCCGGGAGGAGATCGTGACGGAAATCCGTTTGTTACTACAGAAATAACTCTTAAAGTTGCAGATCGTTTAAGAACTTCAATTCTGAAATGCTATTATGTTGAAATGAGAAACTTAAAACGTAAGCTAACTTTCTCAGGTGTAGATACTTTAGTGTCAGATCTTGAACATAAACTTTATCGTTCTGTATTCTATTCTAAAGGTGATATTTTTATTACATTGGATGAATTGTTAACGCAATTGAATAAGGTTAGAGAGATAATAATCGAAAAACATCAGTCTTTATACTTAGATGAATTAGAAGCTCTTTTGGTAAAAATCAACTTATTTGGATTCCATTTTGCGACTTTAGATATTCGCCAAAACAGTAAAATTCATAATAAAGTATTTAAGGATGTTGTAGATTATTATCTAAATTCAGGTTCATCTATTTTTCCTGAAAATTATTATGAACTAACAGAAGATCAGAAAATTGATGTTTTATCTAAAGTAAAAGGAGATTTAAATCCAGCTGATTTTGAAGATGAAATAACAAGATCGACTTTAGAGTCTGTTCAAGCTATTAAAACCATTCAAAAAAATAATGGTGAAGAAGGAGCAAACCGTTATATTATTAGTAATAACGAAAGCGCTTTGAATGTAATGGAAACTTTTGCCATGATTCGTTTGAATAATTGGGAAAATCCAACTGTTGATATTATTCCTCTTTTTGAATCTGTTGATGATTTACAAAATGCACATTCAATAATGGAGCAATTGTATACTAATCCAGAATATGCAAGTCATTTGAAATCAAGAGGAAACGAGCAAACTATAATGCTTGGTTTCTCTGACGGAACTAAAGATGGTGGTTATTTAATGGCAAACTGGAGTATTTATCAAGCAAAAATTTCATTAACAGAGATTTCAAGAAAATACGGAATTAAAGCTATTTTCTTTGATGGACGTGGAGGACCGCCTGCACGTGGAGGAGGAAAAACACATAAATTCTACGCTTCTCTAGGACCAAAAATCGAAAATAATGAAATTCAGATTACAGTTCAAGGACAAACAATTAGTTCTAATTTCGGAACTCTAGATTCTTGCCGTTATAATATTGAAAATTTAGTTACTGCTGGTGTTACAAATCAGGTTTTTGGAAAAGATAAAAATGAATTGTCTGCTGATGAAACCCAGATTTTGAATCAGTTAGCAGATTTAGGATACCAAAAATATTTAAGTTTTAAAAATCATCCGAAGTTTATTCCATATTTGGAAAAAATGAGTACGCTGAAGTATTACTCAAAAACAAACATTGGAAGCCGTCCATCTAAAAGAAGCAAATCTGAATCTCTTGATTTTGCAGATTTAAGAGCGATTCCGTTTGTAGGTTCTTGGAGTCAATTGAAGCAAAACGTTCCTGGATTCTTTGGTGTTGGTTCTGCCTTAAAACATTTTGAAGAATCTGGGCAATGGGATAAAGTAAGTGATTTGTATCATAATTCGTTGTTTTTCAAAACATTACTCGAAAACAGTATGATGTCATTGGCAAAATCATTCTTGCCTTTAACAGCTTATATGAGCAAAGATCCAGAGTTTGGAGAATTCTGGAATATTATTCACACTGAGTTTTTAGAAACAAAAAGACTTCTTTTGAAAATTGCAGGGCATAAAACATTGATGGAAAATTACCCTGACGGTATTGCATCGATTCAAATTAGAGAACGTATTGTGTTGCCTTTATTGACAATTCAGCAATATGCTCTATTGAGAATTAATGAGTTAAATAAAGAGAAAGTTCTAAATGAAGACTTGATTAAAGTTTATGAAAAAATTGTAACGAGATCTCTTTTCGGAAATACTAATGCAAGTAGAAACTCAGCATAA
- a CDS encoding Lrp/AsnC family transcriptional regulator → MSKFRLDEVDHQILDMLIDNTRVPFTDIAKKLLISAGTVHVRVKKMEDAGIIMGSSLALDYDKLGYSFIAYVGVFLNNTSQTKFVLERINQIPFVTVASVTTGKFNIFCKIRAKDTKHAKEVIFMIDDIDGVYRTETMISLEESINDKKRLMHTIFKNM, encoded by the coding sequence ATGAGTAAATTTCGTTTAGATGAAGTAGATCACCAGATTTTAGATATGTTAATAGACAATACGAGAGTTCCGTTTACTGACATTGCAAAAAAACTATTGATATCTGCTGGTACAGTACACGTTAGAGTTAAAAAGATGGAAGATGCCGGTATCATCATGGGATCTTCATTAGCCTTAGATTACGATAAATTAGGTTATTCATTTATTGCTTATGTTGGAGTGTTTCTTAATAATACATCTCAAACTAAATTTGTATTAGAGAGAATTAATCAAATTCCGTTTGTAACTGTAGCTTCTGTAACTACAGGAAAATTCAACATCTTTTGCAAAATTAGAGCAAAAGACACTAAGCATGCGAAAGAAGTTATCTTTATGATTGACGATATCGATGGTGTTTACAGAACAGAAACTATGATTTCTTTAGAGGAAAGTATTAACGATAAGAAGCGTTTGATGCATACTATTTTCAAAAATATGTAA
- a CDS encoding M14 family metallopeptidase, with amino-acid sequence MNLEQLFNQYKEETISGRYLTLDHIKPLLEKLNTDNQVQIIGKSVLGEPIYSYQIGTGKTRVYLWSQMHGNESTTTKALFDFINLLNDNTDLSKKLLETFTFYSIPILNPDGARLYTRANANEIDLNRDSQDLTQPESNVLRQVFESFKPHFCFNLHDQRTIFGAGSDGKPATVSFLAPSYNEEREVNDNRLKAINIIAGINEELQKYIPGQIGRFDDSFNINCIGDTFQFLGVPTILFEAGHYPDDYEREITRKYIFFSLILSFKLISENDLVDYRFGEYLNISQNNVVFYDFMYKNVKINYDGIEIITNFVAQYKEELIENKIHFNAYIVEVGELEKYFGHYEYDAKGQEYSDDFTNFPKVGQKANFYLNKNVKFVNGLIKS; translated from the coding sequence ATGAATTTAGAACAACTTTTTAATCAATACAAAGAAGAAACAATATCAGGCAGATATTTAACTTTAGACCATATCAAGCCACTTCTAGAAAAACTAAATACCGATAATCAAGTTCAAATAATTGGAAAATCAGTTTTAGGAGAACCTATATATAGTTACCAGATTGGAACAGGAAAAACTCGTGTGTATTTGTGGTCGCAAATGCACGGAAACGAAAGCACTACAACTAAAGCTCTTTTCGACTTTATTAATTTATTGAATGATAATACAGATTTGTCAAAAAAACTGCTTGAAACTTTTACCTTTTATAGTATTCCAATTTTAAACCCAGATGGTGCGAGGCTTTATACACGAGCAAATGCAAACGAAATTGATTTAAATCGTGATTCGCAAGATCTAACACAGCCAGAAAGTAATGTTTTACGTCAGGTTTTTGAAAGTTTTAAACCTCACTTTTGTTTTAATCTTCACGATCAGCGTACTATTTTTGGTGCAGGATCAGATGGAAAACCTGCGACAGTTTCTTTTTTAGCGCCATCTTATAATGAAGAAAGAGAGGTTAATGATAATAGATTAAAAGCGATTAATATTATTGCAGGAATAAACGAAGAGCTTCAAAAATATATTCCGGGACAGATTGGACGTTTCGATGATTCTTTTAATATTAATTGTATTGGAGACACTTTTCAGTTTTTAGGAGTTCCTACCATCTTATTTGAGGCAGGGCATTATCCAGATGACTACGAGAGGGAAATTACGCGTAAATACATATTTTTCTCGTTAATTTTGAGCTTCAAATTGATTTCCGAAAACGATTTAGTTGATTATAGATTTGGTGAATATTTGAATATTTCACAAAATAATGTGGTTTTTTATGATTTTATGTATAAAAATGTCAAAATAAATTATGATGGTATCGAAATTATTACGAATTTTGTCGCACAATACAAAGAAGAATTAATCGAAAATAAGATTCATTTTAATGCTTACATAGTTGAAGTAGGCGAATTGGAAAAATATTTTGGACATTATGAATACGATGCAAAAGGGCAAGAATATTCAGACGATTTCACAAATTTTCCTAAAGTGGGTCAAAAAGCAAATTTTTATTTAAATAAAAATGTTAAATTTGTTAACGGATTAATAAAAAGTTAA
- a CDS encoding helix-turn-helix transcriptional regulator: MVNIDDFVKRLETVMDYYSLSTSAFADKIGVQRSSMSHLLSGRNKPSLDFVMKISEVFPDVNLYWILFGTGNFPNSNKENSKEIIKPIPPISSDENLGKDLFSKIDSKEENKIERKISSELEKINFSFENEEIEKIVIFYKNGRFKAYSS; encoded by the coding sequence ATGGTAAACATAGACGATTTTGTGAAAAGACTTGAAACTGTAATGGATTATTATAGTTTAAGCACGTCTGCTTTTGCCGACAAAATTGGAGTTCAACGTTCGAGTATGTCTCATCTCTTGTCTGGAAGAAACAAACCAAGTTTAGATTTTGTAATGAAAATTTCAGAAGTTTTTCCAGATGTAAATCTTTATTGGATTTTGTTTGGAACTGGAAATTTCCCAAACAGCAATAAAGAAAATTCGAAAGAAATAATAAAACCGATCCCTCCTATTTCATCTGATGAAAACTTAGGCAAAGATTTGTTTTCTAAAATAGATTCAAAAGAAGAAAATAAAATTGAAAGAAAAATTTCCTCAGAACTAGAAAAGATAAATTTTAGTTTTGAAAACGAAGAAATTGAAAAAATTGTAATTTTTTATAAAAACGGAAGGTTTAAAGCCTATTCTTCGTAA
- a CDS encoding 1-acyl-sn-glycerol-3-phosphate acyltransferase encodes MKKLLYKFIFFKLMGWKIVGIENAEVKKCILMVIPHTSNHDFYIGLFTRGISGLEMNWVGKKELFKFPFGYYFKSVGGEPLDRSGGLNKVDSIAAIFERKEIFRLAVAPEGTRKKVTEIKTGFYFIALKANVPIVPVAFDWGKKEVNLGEPFFPTGNYEADFKILKKHYEGVLGKIPENGVKL; translated from the coding sequence ATGAAAAAACTATTGTACAAATTCATATTTTTCAAGCTAATGGGCTGGAAAATAGTAGGAATAGAAAATGCAGAGGTAAAAAAATGTATTTTGATGGTAATTCCACACACGAGTAATCATGACTTTTATATAGGATTATTCACGAGAGGTATTTCTGGACTGGAAATGAATTGGGTTGGAAAAAAGGAATTATTCAAATTTCCGTTTGGTTATTATTTTAAAAGTGTTGGTGGCGAACCTTTAGACCGTTCAGGAGGTTTAAACAAAGTTGATTCTATAGCGGCTATTTTTGAAAGAAAAGAAATCTTTCGTTTAGCTGTTGCTCCAGAAGGAACACGAAAAAAAGTAACTGAAATTAAAACGGGTTTTTATTTTATAGCGCTTAAAGCGAATGTTCCGATTGTTCCCGTAGCTTTTGATTGGGGAAAGAAAGAAGTAAATTTAGGCGAACCATTTTTTCCGACAGGAAATTACGAAGCTGACTTTAAAATTTTGAAAAAACATTATGAAGGTGTTTTAGGAAAAATACCTGAAAATGGTGTCAAACTATAA